One window of Candidatus Poribacteria bacterium genomic DNA carries:
- a CDS encoding VOC family protein translates to MSTTLVHIGVRTTDLEKSIRFWRDALGLHVFSTMNGCYDLTDGYHNFRVFQHRGPDRPEHVGGMLDYLHIGVRVPNLREAAQRCENLGFEITWEGLDGSRPYDPNSDELPSVAFKVEDPDGIVVDITEQDDQWPGVDIDSKN, encoded by the coding sequence ATGTCAACAACACTTGTACACATCGGCGTTCGCACGACCGATTTAGAAAAAAGCATCCGTTTCTGGCGCGACGCCCTTGGATTGCATGTTTTCTCGACCATGAACGGCTGCTATGATCTCACCGACGGTTATCACAACTTCCGTGTATTTCAGCACCGTGGTCCTGACCGTCCGGAGCATGTCGGCGGAATGTTAGACTACCTCCACATCGGTGTTCGTGTGCCAAACTTACGAGAAGCGGCACAACGGTGTGAGAACCTCGGCTTTGAAATCACCTGGGAAGGCTTAGACGGTAGTAGACCTTACGATCCAAATTCGGACGAACTGCCCTCAGTCGCTTTCAAGGTGGAAGACCCGGATGGCATCGTCGTTGACATCACCGAGCAGGACGATCAGTGGCCCGGTGTGGACATTGACAGCAAGA